The Colwellia sp. M166 genome segment TTTGCTCAAGTGTAACTTTGTGGGATGAATAACTGAATAAGCCAATTACGGGAAGCTTTAAATTCAAAGATTGTTCAGCTTCTTTTGATTTAACAAAATTAATATTGAGTAGGTATTCCTTAACATCAGGTGCGAAGCATTGAGCAACAACTACTTTAGTAGGCACTTTTATGTTGTTGGGTGGATCGCCATTAGGGTCTTTATCATTAGGTTTGAGTGAGTCGTATCCTAAAAAGTTAGCAATTGGCTTCCCGCCAGCTTTAGCGCATATACCTCTAATGCTGATTGCTTTACTAGGAGATAAGTTAGTAAGGTTAAAGGGTTCATAGCCTAAAAAGTCGCATATTACCTCCCCTTTATGCTTATCAAAATAGTTTTGGATATCTTTTTGGCTAACATTATCTATACCAAAAGCATACATGTATTCTTGCAAACCTGAGATTTGGCATGGAGTTGGTTCGCTATTCGTCACTTGAAGTACATTATCATCAAAATTAAACAATGGTTCCCCGTCAATCAGATCGATGGTTAAATGCTTATTTACGACTTTAATAGAATCTAGAACAATATCTTCACTATTGCCTTTACCTTTTTCAAAGGAGCCTGAGGTGTTCTCTGTATCTTCTGGTACTTTTTTTCTCACTTTTGGAGTGAATACTAAATCTTCGTCATCTACTACGGCATTGCGTTTCAGTACATTCAAATCTTTAGGGCTGATTTGTTTTTTGGCTTCTTCATCTGACATACTGTACTTTCCTTATGATTCGTATGCTCAAGCTATTTTTTAATCTATTTATTTTTATTCAAGTAACAAGTTGAAAAAATACACTGCTGAGTTTTGGTACTAATGGCTGCAAAGTAGGAAAAACTATCGCTATGGTTTAAAGTCTCTTTGACCGCTATATTGGTGGCTAACTCGCCAGTCGATTGAATAATCAATCGGGATTGGTGGTTCGATGCCTCCTGCAAGCTCATTGAATGTTGGCTAATCACATTAGTATGTTTTTTTAATTTTATTATCCGCCTACTCCGAATGGCAAATTGGCTTGATCAGCTAATTTATTAAATGCTGCTTCACCTCCAATTGAATAACAATTCCAAATAAAATTTTGCGCTTTAATGTTATGATCCTGAGCAATGAGCACAGCATAAACTCTCGCTTAGCCCTCTGAAAGTGCCTCCAAATAATTCATATATGCCTTATTGTTTGTGCGAACCCATGAAATATGAGGCCATGCGATGTCACATTCAGGACTTTGTAGGTTTTCTGGAAGGTTGTCTACATTCATACTTTGAGAAAGCGACAATTCAATAAATATTTCTTCGCGAGATTTAATATTGGACATAGTAAATTTCCTTATAAAATGTATCGAACACCATACTTTTATAGTCTTAATTTACCAAAATAACAATAAACAATAATTATATGCTCTTAAGAGTATCAATCACCAAGTGAGATAGATCACTATTGCCATTATGCGAACGACAGCAATGGTGGCAAAGTAGACGCTTTATGGTGATAAATTCACGTCTAAATTAGGTCGATTTTGTGGTATTAGCTAACATTAAGATATGAAATATCAACGACAGTAATAAGCTTATCGTTACCGGTCAAATTTAGTTATATTCTGATATTTAACGGTGTTAGGCAACGTTTGAATGACTACATATAATAGTCACCGTCGATGTATTACGACATTAATACCTCCTGTATGTCGATGTGAAGGAGTTACTTACTCTTATAACGTTGTGCAATAGAGTTTAGCCTAATCAAATTTCATTAGATTAGGCTATCTCAGTTAGTCATAATTATAGCTTGGTTGCTTGTTTCATTGCTTGAACAAATTCAGTTAACGCTTTTAACATCGCGTGATGATCGGATAAGTTATTTTCAATAATCTTAACCACCGCAGAGCCACTTATTGCGCCTTTTGCGCCGGTTGCTAATGCCGCTTTAACTTGTTCAGGTTTTGATATACCAAAGCCAATAACTGATGGTGCTGCTTGGTATTTATCTAAAATATCAATCAGTTTATGGCCGGTCATTTCTGCTTCAGTTTCTGTGCCTGTTACGCCAACTCGACTTAATACATATGTATAACCGGCGCTAAATTCAGCGACTTTTTGTAAAGTCGTGTCGCTCGCGTTAGGTGGGGCAATAAAAATAGCTGCAACGCCATGTGCGGTAGCTGCTTGTCTAAATGGCTCACTTTCGCGTATCGGTAAATCGGCAATAAGCACAGAGTCAACGCCAGCGTGCGCGACATCACGATAGAAGTTATCAATGCCACGGGCAAAGACTAAGTTGCCATAAAGTAGTAAACCAATAGGGATGTCAGGTGCATAAGCGCGAACGCGGGTTAAAATTTCTAAACAAACATCGGTATTAATATTGGCATTTAAAGCGCGTAAAGCTGCCATTTGAATCGTGATACCATCAGCACTGGGATCAGAAAACGGTATACCAAGCTCTAAAGCATCTGCGCCGGCGTCAATCAAGGTTTTTATGATGGCAAACGACTGTTCAGCATTAGGGTCGCCAATGGTAACGAAAGGTATAAAAGCACCTTCATTTTTCTTGGCTAATTTTCCAAAGGCTAGGTCATAACGCTGACCAAGGTTAGTTGCTTGGTTCATTATGCTTCTCCTCTATGTTTCACATCACTTTTTTCAGCAGTCTCTGGTGATATAATTGCGTTTACATGGGCTAAATCTTTATCACCTCGACCAGATAAATTGACCAAGAATAGGGTTTCCGTTGTAACTTGGTCAGCCATTTTCAAAGCGTGTGCTAAGGCATGAGAGGACTCTAGTGCAGGAATAATACCTTCGTTACGTGCTAATAATTGAAATGCAGCTAAGGCTTCATCGTCATTTATAGGCACATATTGGGCACGACCAGTATCTTTTAAATGCGCATGTTGTGGACCAACGGCAGGATAATCAAGACCCGCTGATACTGAGTAAGACTCTTCTATCTGTCCGGCCTTATCTTGCATAATGTAAGTGTAGTTACCGTGTAACATGCCTTTAGTACCCGCGACTAATGTTGCGCCATGTTGTGTGGTATCAATACCTTTACCACCGGCTTCAACGCCAATTAGTTTCACGCCTGCATCACCGATAAAGTCATTGAACATACCAATAGCATTCGAGCCACCACCAACACAGGCGATAACGTAA includes the following:
- the trpA gene encoding tryptophan synthase subunit alpha; this translates as MNQATNLGQRYDLAFGKLAKKNEGAFIPFVTIGDPNAEQSFAIIKTLIDAGADALELGIPFSDPSADGITIQMAALRALNANINTDVCLEILTRVRAYAPDIPIGLLLYGNLVFARGIDNFYRDVAHAGVDSVLIADLPIRESEPFRQAATAHGVAAIFIAPPNASDTTLQKVAEFSAGYTYVLSRVGVTGTETEAEMTGHKLIDILDKYQAAPSVIGFGISKPEQVKAALATGAKGAISGSAVVKIIENNLSDHHAMLKALTEFVQAMKQATKL